The following DNA comes from Micromonospora chokoriensis.
AAGCTGCCCTGCGAGTCGGCTGTCGACTCGTCCCACCTGCCCGGTGACCCACTCGGCGACTGCCTGGTCACCAGCGCGCGGTCCCGCGCGACGGCGCTGACCCAGCGGTACGAGGTCTGGGCGGACCAGATGACCGCCGGTCTGCACCGCGAGCGGGTGCCGTGGCTGAACGACACCCTCACCGGGTTGCGCATCACCACGCGACTGACCCACGCCAACTGAGACGCGGCGGTGCCGGTGCCTTCGGGCGCCGGCACCGCTGTGTCGAGCCGAGCCGCGTCCGGTCACGGGGCACGATCGGGTGGGCCGCCCCGACAGCGTGACCCGGCGCGCGATGACGCCGTACCCCTGATCGGTCTGCTGGAAGTGCCGCCGCCTCATCTGCCGGTCGCCCGTCGAACGCATAGGGTGTATTGCGGACCCTCGCTGGGAGGCTGTTATGGATCTGCTGTTGTCGGCTCGACCGGGCCGCGGTTGCACAGTGGTCGAGGCGCGCGGTGAGCTCGACATGGCCACCGCCCCGCAGTTGCGCGACAACCTGCAGCAGCTCATCGACTCCGGCGACCGGCAGGTGGTGGTCGACATGGCCGGGGTGCGGTTCATCGACTCGAGCGCGCTGGGCACGCTGGTGGTGATGTTCAAGTCGCTGGGCGAGGTCGACGGGCGGCTGAGCCTGGCCGGGGTGCAGCCCGGGGTACGCCGCGTCCTGAGCATCACGTCGGTGGACCGCGTCATCGACATCTACGACGACGTCCACACGGCAGAGACCGACATTTCCACCTCCGGTGGCGTCACCCGGCGGCAGTAGTCACTCGGGCAGGGCCGCGCTGGCGCGCTCCAGGTCGGCACCCGCGCTGCTCCGCCGGTCCGCCCCGTGCCCGCCGTACCAATCGATGATCAAGAGGGTCGCGTCGTCGGCAAGAGTCGGACCACCCACCTCCAGCACCGCGTCGCCCAACGCCCGCACGGCCTCGCGGGGGTGCAGGTCGCTGATCGAGCCCAACACGACGGGCAGGTCCAGGTCGGCGGCGTTGCGTTCCACCATGCCGTCGGTGACCACGACCAGGCGATCACCGGGTTGCAGGGTGATCTCCTCGTGGAGGAACTCGGCCGCACCGAACATCCCCAACGGGAAATTACCCGGCAGCCGCAGCGGCTGGGCTTCCCCGCGGCGCACCAGCAGCGGCGGTACGTGGCCGGCGTTGAGCATCGCGCACACCCCGGTGCGCAGGTCGAGGCGGCCGAGGACCGCGGTGACGAAACTGCCGCGCACGCCGGCGTGCTCGGCCACCGCGGCGTTCGCGACATCGGCCTGTTCGACCAGGCCAGCGCCACGTCGGCGGGTGTTGCGGAGGCTTCCCACCCCCAGAGTCGCCGTCAGGGCGCTCGCCACCCCGTGGCCCATCGCGTCGGTGACGCTGAAGTGCAGCACGTCACGGGCCAGGCTGTAGTCGAACGTGTCCCCGCCGATGCTGGCAGCCGGCTCCAGCCAACCGGACAACGTGAACGCACTGGCCTCACACGTGAACGCGCCCGGCAGCAACCGGCGCTGGATCTCCGCGGACAGCGTGAACGGAGTCGTTCGTTGGCCCCACTCGAACAGGTCGGTGTGTCGCCGGTTCGCGATCACCACGAACGCCAACGCGTGCGCCGTGCGCGTGATCTCCCCCAGAGCCTGCGCGGTCGGCTCCTCCGGTAACACCATCTCCAACACGCCGATAGCCTCACCACGCTCCGTCACCGGCGCCAACACCACCCAGCGGGCCGAGCGCGCGACCACCTGCACCGTCTGGGTGCGCAGCGCCTGCTCGGCCACGCCCCCGTCGAACGGCAGCACGGTGGCGACCTCCTCACCGTGCTGGCGGCTCCCGCCCGCGTCGTCGATCGGCACATGCGCCAACCGCACCAGCGCCCGGCCACCGAAGTCGGCGATCAGGAACGAGACGGCCGACGCGCCGAGCGCCACACCGACCTCTCGGGTGACCGCCTCGACCGCCTCAACCGGCGAGGCCGCCTCGGCCGCGTCCAACACGCCGGCGAGGGCCCGCCCCTGACTGCTCTGCACCCCCAGAGTCTACGA
Coding sequences within:
- a CDS encoding STAS domain-containing protein; the encoded protein is MDLLLSARPGRGCTVVEARGELDMATAPQLRDNLQQLIDSGDRQVVVDMAGVRFIDSSALGTLVVMFKSLGEVDGRLSLAGVQPGVRRVLSITSVDRVIDIYDDVHTAETDISTSGGVTRRQ
- a CDS encoding PP2C family protein-serine/threonine phosphatase is translated as MQSSQGRALAGVLDAAEAASPVEAVEAVTREVGVALGASAVSFLIADFGGRALVRLAHVPIDDAGGSRQHGEEVATVLPFDGGVAEQALRTQTVQVVARSARWVVLAPVTERGEAIGVLEMVLPEEPTAQALGEITRTAHALAFVVIANRRHTDLFEWGQRTTPFTLSAEIQRRLLPGAFTCEASAFTLSGWLEPAASIGGDTFDYSLARDVLHFSVTDAMGHGVASALTATLGVGSLRNTRRRGAGLVEQADVANAAVAEHAGVRGSFVTAVLGRLDLRTGVCAMLNAGHVPPLLVRRGEAQPLRLPGNFPLGMFGAAEFLHEEITLQPGDRLVVVTDGMVERNAADLDLPVVLGSISDLHPREAVRALGDAVLEVGGPTLADDATLLIIDWYGGHGADRRSSAGADLERASAALPE